One genomic region from Balaenoptera acutorostrata chromosome 1, mBalAcu1.1, whole genome shotgun sequence encodes:
- the SLC45A1 gene encoding proton-associated sugar transporter A, translating to MIPPVSSAPPGEALFPSLTPQDCWRSPVAGYSGSMTQHISHRANNFKRHPKRRKCIRPSPPPPPNTPCPIELVDFGDLHPQRSFRELLFNGCVLFGIEFSYAMETAYVTPVLLQMGLPDQLYSLVWFVSPILGFLLQPLLGAWSDRCTSRFGRRRPFILVLAIGALLGLSLLLNGRDIGTALADTAHDHKWGILLTVCGVALMDFSADSADSPSHAYMMDVCSPADQDRGLTIHALLAGLGGGFGYVVGGIHWDETGFGRALGGQLRVIYVFTAVILSTTTVLTLVSIPERPLRPPGEKRPAMKSPSLPLPPSPPVLGEEGAPCPPAAGLHAGLSSPISPLSPLTPKYGSFISRDSSLTGISDFASSFAASSIDGVLIDCFTGGHDGHLAIPGSAPRQAVSVSFPRAPDGFCHRDRGLGDRRDVALATGPDGNVLRVGSLDTSKPRSAGILKRPQTLAIPDAAGGGGPDSSRRRNVTFSQQVANILLNGVKYESELTGPSEPSGQPLSMRYLCFTICNMPKALRHLCVNHFLGWLSFEGMLLFYTDFMGEVVFQGDPKAPHTSEAYQKYNSGVTVGCWGMCIYAFSAAFYSALLEKLEERLSVRTLYFIAYLAFGLGTGLATLSRNLYVVLSLCITYGILFSTLCTLPYSLLCDYYQSKQFAGSSADGTRRGMGVDISLLSCQYFLAQILVSLVLGPLTSAVGSANGVMYFSSLVSFLGCLYSSLFVVYEIPPSDAATAEEHRPLLLNV from the exons ATGATCCCCCCGGTGAGCAGCGCCCCTCCGGGAGAGGCCCTCTTCCCCTCCTTGACCCCTCAGGATTGCTGGAGGTCCCCGGTCGCCGGCTACTCGGGGTCCATGACCCAGCACATCAGCCACCGGGCCAACAACTTCAAACGACACCCCAAGAGGAGGAAGTGCATCCGGCCgtcgccgcccccgccccccaacacCCCGTGTCCAATCGAGCTGGTGGACTTCGGGGACCTGCACCCCCAGAGGTCCTTCCGGGAGCTGCTCTTCAACGGCTGCGTCCTCTTCGGCATCGAGTTCAGCTATGCCATGGAGACGGCGTACGTGACCCCGGTGCTCCTGCAGATGGGCCTTCCCGACCAGCTCTACAGCCTCGTGTGGTTCGTCAGCCCCATCCTCG GATTCCTACTGCAGCCACTGTTGGGTGCTTGGAGTGACCGATGTACCTCAAGGTTTGGAAGGAGACGCCCTTTCATTCTTGTCCTGGCTATAG GCGCGTTGCTGGGCCTCTCACTCTTGCTCAACGGCAGGGACATTGGGACGGCGCTGGCTGACACGGCCCACGACCACAAGTGGGGTATCCTGCTCACCGTGTGCGGCGTGGCGCTGATGGACTTCAGCGCGGACTCGGCCGATAGCCCCAGCCACGCGTACATGATGGACGTGTGCAGCCCCGCCGATCAGGACCGGGGCCTGACCATCCACGCCCTCCTGGCAG GTCTCGGAGGAGGGTTCGGATATGTGGTCGGGGGGATCCACTGGGATGAAACCGGCTTCGGGAGAGCCTTGGGCGGGCAGCTGCGGGTCATCTACGTCTTCACGGCCGTCATCCTGAGCACCACCACCGTCCTCACCCTGGTCAGCATCCCCGAGAGGCCCCTGCGGCCCCCGGGCGAGAAGAGGCCGGCCATGAAGAGCCCCAGCCTCCcgctgcctccctcccctcctgtcctGGGTGAGGAGGGCGCCCCCTGCCCGCCGGCTGCCGGCCTCCATGCCGgcctctccagccccatctcccCGCTGAGCCCCCTCACGCCCAAGTACGGCAGCTTCATCAGCAGGGACAGCTCGCTGACGGGCATCAGCGACTTCGCCTCGTCCTTCGCCGCGTCCAGCATAGACGGCGTCCTCATCGACTGCTTCACGGGCGGCCACGACGGCCACCTGGCCATCCCCGGCAGTGCCCCAAGGCAGGCCGTCAGCGTCAGCTTCCCCCGGGCCCCCGATGGCTTCTGCCACCGGGACCGCGGCCTCGGGGACCGGAGGGACGTCGCCCTGGCCACCGGCCCCGACGGGAACGTGCTGAGGGTGGGCTCCTTGGACACCTCCAAGCCGCGGTCAGCTGGCATCCTAAAGAGACCCCAGACCCTGGCCATCCCGGACGCCGCCGGGGGAGGTGGCCCCGATAGCAGCCGGAGAAGGAACGTGACCTTCAGTCAACAG GTGGCCAATATTTTACTGAATGGCGTGAAATACGAGAGCGAGCTGACGGGCCCCAGCGAGCCGTCGGGGCAGCCGCTGTCCATGAGGTACCTCTGCTTCACCATCTGCAACATGCCCAAGGCCCTGCGCCACCTCTGCGTCAACCACTTCCTGG ggTGGCTCTCCTTCGAGGGGATGCTGCTCTTCTACACGGACTTCATGGGCGAGGTGGTATTTCAGGGGGACCCCAAGGCCCCACACACGTCGGAAGCGTATCAGAAGTACAACAGCGGGGTCACCGTGGGCTGCTGGGGGATGTGCATCTACGCCTTCAGCGCTGCCTTCTACTCAG CTCTTCTGGAGAAGCTGGAGGAGCGCCTCAGTGTCCGCACGCTGTACTTCATCGCCTACCTGGCCTTCGGCCTGGGGACTGGGCTTGCCACCCTTTCCAGGAACCTCTACGTGGTTCTGTCCCTCTGCATCACCTACGGGATTCTGTTCTCCACGCTGTGCACCCTGCCCTACTCGTTGCTGTGCGATTACTACCAAAGCAAGCAG TTTGCAGGGTCCAGCGCCGACGGCACCCGGCGGGGCATGGGCGTGGACATCTCGCTGCTGAGCTGCCAGTACTTCCTGGCCCAGATCCTGGTGTCCCTGGTGTTGGGGCCTCTGACCTCGGCTGTGGGCAGCGCCAACGGCGTGATGTACTTCTCCAGCCTGGTGTCCTTCCTGGGCTGCTTGTACTCCTCCCTGTTTGTCGTCTACGAAATCCCTCCCAGTGACGCTGCCACCGCCGAGGAGCACCGGCCCCTCCTGCTGAACGTCTGA